A genomic window from Flavobacterium azooxidireducens includes:
- a CDS encoding ComF family protein: MLKSILHLFYPEVCLACKNPLFTNEISVCALCRHRLPLTRHTENPDNEVLRKFYGRLPLEHASALLYFHKKGLVQELIHHLKYKKRQQVGTFLGDWYGEELQKIHSELKFDAIIPVPLHKKRMKERGYNQLTTFGQSLSKSLQIPFYEDILHRNTYSVTQTKKSFLERTEAKKTFFEVEFNESHHNKHYLLIDDVITTGSTLEQCGKAILKIPGTKLSIVCIAYTH; encoded by the coding sequence ATGCTGAAAAGTATACTCCATTTATTCTACCCTGAAGTTTGTCTAGCTTGTAAAAATCCTTTGTTTACCAACGAAATTTCGGTTTGTGCACTATGTCGCCATCGATTACCTCTCACAAGACATACTGAAAATCCGGACAACGAAGTTTTACGAAAATTTTATGGTCGTTTGCCTTTAGAACATGCTTCTGCCCTACTTTATTTTCACAAAAAAGGATTGGTGCAGGAACTCATTCATCATCTAAAATATAAAAAAAGACAACAAGTGGGTACTTTTTTAGGTGATTGGTATGGAGAAGAGCTTCAAAAAATTCACTCCGAATTAAAATTTGATGCAATTATTCCGGTTCCTTTACATAAAAAGAGAATGAAAGAACGAGGATACAATCAATTAACTACATTTGGTCAATCACTTTCAAAATCATTACAAATACCCTTTTATGAGGATATTTTACACCGAAATACTTATTCTGTTACTCAAACCAAAAAGTCGTTTTTAGAAAGAACAGAAGCCAAAAAAACCTTTTTTGAAGTTGAATTCAATGAAAGTCATCACAACAAACATTATCTTTTGATTGATGATGTCATTACAACCGGATCAACCTTAGAGCAATGCGGAAAAGCCATCCTAAAAATACCGGGAACAAAATTGAGCATTGTTTGTATAGCTTATACACACTAA
- a CDS encoding helix-turn-helix domain-containing protein, producing the protein MNNVKNIDFIIAFGENLRRIRVSKKISQETLAYSADIPISQVGRIERGEINTTISSVYAISKALDLEITELFSFDK; encoded by the coding sequence GTGAATAATGTAAAGAATATAGATTTTATAATTGCTTTTGGTGAAAACCTAAGAAGAATAAGAGTTTCTAAAAAAATATCTCAAGAGACTCTTGCTTACTCAGCCGATATTCCAATTTCACAAGTTGGAAGAATTGAAAGAGGAGAGATAAACACAACGATAAGCTCTGTTTATGCTATATCAAAAGCATTGGATTTAGAAATAACAGAATTGTTCAGCTTCGACAAGTAA
- a CDS encoding glycine--tRNA ligase, whose protein sequence is MAKQEDNFKNVISHAKEYGFIFPSSEIYDGLSAVYDYAQNGAELKKNIREYWWKSMVQMHENIVGIDAAIFMHPTTWKASGHVDAFNDPLIDNKDSKKRYRADVLIEDYAEKLNQKAQKEIDKARERFGDAFDEAQYVTTNPRVMEYKAKQREILERMARSLGNEDLADVKALIEELEIACPESGSRNWTEVRQFNLMFGTKLGASADSAMDLYLRPETAQGIFVNFLNVQKSGRMKIPFGIAQTGKAFRNEIVARQFIFRMREFEQMEMQFFVKPGEEMKWYEYWKETRLKWHLSLGLGKENYRFHDHEKLAHYANAAADIEFNFPFGFKELEGIHSRTDFDLKAHEQFSGKKLQYFDTEENKNYVPYVVETSVGLDRMFLAVFANSLTEEALEDGSTRTVLRLPSVLAPTKAAILPLVKKDGLPEISRKIVEELKWDFNVAYDEKDAVGRRYRRQDALGTPFCITVDHQTIEDETVTIRHRDSMQQDRVKISELRDIIANDVSMRNWLMKM, encoded by the coding sequence ATGGCAAAACAAGAAGATAATTTTAAGAATGTAATTTCACACGCAAAAGAGTACGGATTCATTTTTCCGTCCAGTGAAATTTATGACGGTTTAAGTGCCGTTTACGATTATGCTCAAAACGGAGCAGAATTAAAGAAAAACATTAGAGAATATTGGTGGAAATCAATGGTGCAAATGCATGAAAACATCGTAGGTATTGACGCTGCGATTTTTATGCATCCAACAACATGGAAAGCTTCCGGTCACGTAGATGCCTTCAATGATCCGTTAATTGACAACAAAGATTCTAAAAAAAGATACCGTGCTGATGTGTTAATTGAGGATTATGCCGAAAAATTAAACCAAAAGGCACAAAAAGAAATCGACAAAGCCAGAGAACGTTTCGGTGATGCTTTTGATGAAGCCCAATATGTGACCACCAATCCTCGTGTGATGGAATACAAAGCCAAACAACGCGAGATTTTGGAAAGAATGGCTCGTTCGTTGGGCAATGAAGATTTGGCCGATGTAAAGGCTTTAATTGAAGAATTAGAGATTGCTTGTCCGGAATCCGGTTCACGAAATTGGACCGAAGTGCGTCAGTTTAACTTGATGTTCGGAACCAAATTAGGAGCTTCTGCCGATTCTGCGATGGATTTATATTTGCGTCCGGAAACCGCTCAGGGAATTTTTGTGAATTTCTTAAACGTACAAAAATCAGGTCGTATGAAAATTCCATTCGGAATTGCACAAACCGGAAAAGCGTTTAGAAACGAGATTGTAGCTCGTCAGTTCATTTTTAGAATGCGTGAATTTGAACAAATGGAGATGCAATTTTTCGTAAAACCGGGAGAAGAGATGAAATGGTATGAATACTGGAAAGAAACCCGTTTAAAATGGCATTTATCGCTTGGTTTAGGGAAAGAAAATTACCGTTTTCATGACCATGAAAAATTAGCTCATTATGCTAATGCGGCGGCAGATATCGAATTTAATTTCCCATTCGGATTCAAAGAACTGGAAGGAATTCACTCCAGAACCGACTTCGATTTGAAAGCTCACGAGCAATTTTCAGGAAAGAAATTACAATATTTTGATACGGAAGAAAACAAAAACTATGTTCCGTATGTAGTTGAAACTTCAGTTGGTTTAGACAGAATGTTCTTGGCTGTTTTCGCTAATTCATTAACAGAAGAAGCCTTAGAAGACGGTTCAACACGAACAGTTTTGCGTTTGCCATCGGTTTTAGCACCAACCAAAGCAGCCATTTTACCTTTAGTGAAAAAAGACGGTTTACCAGAGATTTCCCGTAAAATTGTAGAAGAATTAAAATGGGATTTCAATGTAGCGTATGATGAAAAAGATGCTGTGGGTCGTCGTTACAGAAGACAAGATGCATTGGGAACACCATTTTGTATCACAGTTGACCACCAAACCATAGAAGATGAAACGGTTACTATTCGTCACCGAGATTCGATGCAACAAGATCGTGTGAAAATTTCTGAATTAAGAGATATTATCGCGAATGATGTTTCGATGCGAAATTGGTTGATGAAAATGTAA
- a CDS encoding Ig-like domain-containing protein, which produces MRIFFLLLITVLFTGCAKRGFITGGMKDTIPPILKLSEPKNFSTNFKGNVIKLQFDEYVKLKDINKQLIISPPMKTQPLISPMVASKEITITIKDTLLENTTYSFNFGKSIQDNNEGNPYQQFKYIFSTGTYIDSLEINGTIKDAFDSKTDNFVSVMLYEKNEKFNDSVVYKEFPRYITNTLDSSKTFKLENLKEGNYLLVAMKDVSSNNKFDPKSDKIAFFSETITVPSESAYELELFKEVLPFKPMKPSQASGNRIIVGHEGKADNLKTELKNGNEIIPTIVTPFQGKDSVQIWFKPIKTDSLSLKINRNDFEKEFTVKMKNQKSDTLSIKPKQSGTLHFRENFTLGSSVPLTKIDDSKIKLINKDSVAVAFSTKYDELKQEVEIDFKKEPLEKYSFTLEKGAFTDFLERESDSTGYRVSTRDVSEYGNLRLRLEGIKSFPIIIELTNDKGVVQASAYSEGETVFDFNLIQPAMFTIRIIYDDNKNKVWDTGNYLEKRQSEEVRYFPTPVEVRANWDVDQTLKFSGG; this is translated from the coding sequence ATGAGAATTTTTTTTCTGCTTCTTATTACGGTTCTGTTTACAGGTTGTGCCAAGCGAGGTTTTATTACTGGTGGCATGAAAGACACTATTCCGCCTATTTTGAAACTGAGTGAACCTAAGAATTTTTCAACTAATTTTAAAGGAAATGTCATTAAACTTCAATTTGACGAATATGTGAAGTTGAAAGATATAAACAAGCAGTTGATTATTTCGCCACCAATGAAGACGCAACCGCTAATCTCTCCAATGGTCGCTTCAAAAGAAATTACGATTACCATTAAAGATACTTTACTTGAAAATACTACCTATAGTTTTAATTTTGGAAAAAGTATTCAGGATAACAATGAAGGAAACCCTTATCAACAATTTAAATACATTTTTTCTACCGGAACGTATATCGATTCGCTTGAAATAAATGGAACCATCAAAGATGCATTTGATAGTAAAACCGATAATTTTGTTTCGGTTATGTTGTATGAAAAAAATGAAAAATTTAACGATTCTGTCGTTTATAAAGAATTTCCACGATACATTACCAACACGCTAGACAGTAGCAAAACATTTAAACTGGAAAATTTAAAAGAAGGGAATTACCTTTTAGTTGCGATGAAAGATGTGAGCAGCAATAACAAATTTGATCCAAAGTCGGATAAAATTGCGTTTTTTAGTGAAACGATTACTGTTCCAAGTGAGTCTGCGTATGAATTAGAGTTGTTTAAAGAAGTTCTTCCGTTTAAACCGATGAAACCATCACAAGCTTCCGGAAATAGAATTATTGTTGGCCATGAAGGGAAAGCTGATAACCTCAAAACAGAATTGAAAAACGGCAATGAAATTATTCCCACAATCGTTACACCCTTTCAAGGAAAAGATTCGGTTCAAATTTGGTTTAAACCCATTAAAACCGATTCACTTTCGTTAAAAATCAATCGGAATGATTTTGAAAAGGAATTTACGGTTAAAATGAAAAACCAAAAATCAGACACATTAAGCATTAAACCTAAACAAAGCGGTACGCTGCATTTTAGGGAAAATTTTACGCTCGGCAGTTCCGTTCCGTTGACAAAAATTGATGATTCAAAAATAAAATTGATAAATAAAGACTCGGTAGCGGTTGCCTTTTCAACAAAATATGATGAATTGAAACAAGAAGTTGAAATTGATTTTAAGAAAGAACCGCTTGAAAAGTATAGTTTCACCCTTGAAAAAGGTGCTTTTACTGATTTTTTAGAACGAGAAAGCGATTCTACCGGATATCGAGTTTCTACCAGAGATGTTTCTGAATATGGTAACTTACGCTTACGATTGGAAGGAATTAAATCGTTTCCGATTATTATTGAACTAACAAATGACAAAGGTGTTGTTCAAGCTTCTGCTTATTCGGAAGGAGAAACGGTTTTTGATTTTAATTTGATACAACCTGCCATGTTTACTATCAGAATTATTTATGATGATAACAAAAACAAAGTTTGGGATACTGGAAATTATCTTGAAAAACGCCAATCCGAAGAAGTTCGCTACTTTCCCACACCTGTAGAAGTGCGTGCAAATTGGGATGTGGATCAAACGTTGAAGTTTAGTGGTGGTTGA
- a CDS encoding sensor histidine kinase, which produces MESNDFQNYFYFLVAALVLVVGIALILGYKLFKSLKRKEAIESQFQQLEDKVSNLQLETLEAKLNPHLFKNILNSIQSHAYQTYFALDKLANVLDYILYESRKKFVTPKDEIEFACNLIEINKIKVSPLFELKVKMKVKEEELLYNQKLIAPMISIDLIENAFKHADLQSADAFISIVFEFKESVFSLTVSNKISRKSKLEKEKGGFGTQTLEQRLKIIYKDHFKLDRFVEKDVYIAHLKINLLEHKAEMLAARR; this is translated from the coding sequence ATGGAATCGAATGATTTTCAAAATTATTTTTATTTTTTAGTTGCTGCACTTGTTTTGGTGGTGGGAATAGCTCTTATTTTGGGATATAAACTGTTTAAATCCCTGAAAAGAAAAGAAGCTATCGAATCGCAATTTCAGCAATTAGAAGATAAAGTCAGCAATTTACAACTGGAAACGTTGGAGGCAAAACTCAATCCACATTTGTTTAAAAACATATTGAATTCTATTCAATCACATGCTTATCAAACCTATTTTGCATTAGATAAACTAGCGAATGTGTTGGATTATATTTTATACGAAAGTCGAAAAAAATTCGTCACACCAAAAGATGAAATTGAATTTGCTTGTAACTTAATAGAAATCAATAAAATAAAAGTCAGTCCGCTTTTTGAATTAAAGGTAAAAATGAAGGTAAAGGAAGAAGAATTACTTTACAATCAAAAGTTAATTGCTCCGATGATTTCTATCGATTTAATTGAAAATGCATTCAAACACGCCGATTTACAAAGTGCGGATGCTTTTATTTCCATCGTATTTGAATTTAAAGAAAGTGTTTTTAGTTTAACCGTTTCCAACAAAATTTCTCGAAAATCAAAATTAGAGAAAGAAAAAGGAGGTTTTGGAACACAAACTCTTGAACAAAGATTAAAAATCATCTACAAAGATCATTTTAAACTGGATAGATTTGTAGAAAAAGACGTTTATATTGCTCACTTAAAAATTAATTTACTTGAACACAAAGCTGAAATGCTTGCTGCTCGACGATGA
- a CDS encoding cation:proton antiporter, with protein sequence MKNFKNSFFYILIIGGFSALMYWIAVQGEKLEYNRNIEVVSTNLSQWDSFLESITHNIHHPLAILLAQIVTIILVARMFGWICKKIGQPSVIGEIIAGIVLGPSLFGMYFPEFSANLFPAESLGNLQFLSQIGLILFMFVIGMELDLKVLQNKAHDAVVVSHASIIIPFALGMGLAYYIYESFAPEGVQFASFGLFLGIAMSITAFPVLARIVQERGLHKTRLGTMVITCAAADDITAWCLLAAVIAIVKAGSFVSSLYIIALAAIYVLLMLKLVRPFLKRVGDLYATKEKLSKPVVAIFFVTLIVSSYATEIIGIHALFGAFMAGAIMPDNMRFRTLFIEKVEDVSIVLLLPLFFVFTGLRTQIGLLNDPYLWKVTGLIILVAVVGKFLGSALAAKFVGQNWRDSLTIGALMNTRGLMELVVLNIGFDLGVLTPEVFAMMVIMALVTTFMTGPALNLIDLIFKKPTHETIPAEVIDAGKYKLLFSFGDSQSGKALLRLGNFFTKKQGENALITAMHLTPTNEINHINIENYEKESFEPILNEAKVINQPLSTFFKASNDIDSDITKTANQGDFDLLLIGLGQSMFEGSFLGKILGFTTRIITPDRILNTITGKDNIFEESIFDDRTRQILMKSEVPVGILVDKKFTKADIIFVPIFDKSDAYLINYAQKLIHNNESQITILDSKGLIKNNPEIKEMIRSIEQKAPNHITLLNEQKIEKEFLLKQDLMLISLNSWKKLVETRGIWLSNTPSTLIIQK encoded by the coding sequence ATGAAAAACTTTAAAAACTCATTCTTCTACATTCTAATTATTGGTGGATTTTCTGCTTTGATGTATTGGATTGCCGTTCAAGGCGAAAAACTGGAATACAATAGAAATATTGAAGTCGTTTCTACCAATTTATCACAATGGGATTCGTTTTTAGAATCAATTACGCACAACATTCATCATCCGTTAGCGATACTTTTAGCTCAAATTGTTACAATCATTTTAGTGGCTAGGATGTTTGGTTGGATTTGTAAAAAAATCGGTCAACCTTCCGTTATTGGTGAAATTATTGCCGGAATTGTTCTAGGACCTTCGTTATTCGGCATGTATTTTCCTGAATTTTCAGCCAATCTTTTTCCTGCTGAATCATTAGGAAACTTACAATTTCTTAGCCAAATAGGGCTTATTTTATTCATGTTTGTAATCGGAATGGAGTTAGACCTCAAAGTGCTTCAAAACAAAGCTCATGACGCAGTTGTAGTGAGTCATGCCAGTATCATTATTCCGTTTGCTTTAGGGATGGGATTGGCTTATTACATTTATGAATCGTTTGCTCCCGAAGGTGTTCAATTTGCCTCTTTTGGATTGTTTTTGGGAATTGCGATGAGCATTACGGCTTTTCCGGTTTTAGCAAGAATTGTTCAAGAACGTGGTTTGCACAAAACCCGCTTGGGAACGATGGTTATCACTTGTGCCGCAGCAGATGACATTACTGCTTGGTGTTTGTTGGCCGCCGTAATTGCCATTGTTAAAGCAGGTTCATTTGTGAGTTCGCTTTATATCATTGCATTGGCTGCTATTTATGTGTTGTTAATGCTAAAATTGGTTCGACCCTTCTTAAAAAGAGTTGGCGATCTATATGCAACAAAAGAAAAATTGAGTAAACCTGTTGTAGCTATCTTTTTTGTAACGCTGATTGTTTCTTCATATGCTACGGAAATTATTGGAATTCACGCTTTGTTTGGAGCGTTTATGGCAGGTGCGATTATGCCGGATAACATGCGTTTCAGAACGCTTTTTATAGAAAAAGTAGAAGATGTTTCCATCGTTTTACTTTTGCCGCTATTTTTTGTTTTTACTGGTTTGCGTACCCAAATCGGACTTTTAAATGATCCTTATTTATGGAAAGTGACGGGTTTAATCATTTTAGTTGCAGTTGTCGGAAAATTTCTCGGAAGTGCTTTAGCAGCCAAATTTGTGGGACAAAATTGGCGTGACAGTTTGACCATTGGTGCGTTAATGAACACAAGAGGGTTAATGGAATTGGTCGTTTTAAACATTGGTTTTGATTTAGGAGTTCTCACGCCCGAAGTTTTTGCAATGATGGTCATTATGGCGTTAGTAACTACATTTATGACCGGTCCGGCATTGAATTTAATTGACCTAATTTTCAAAAAACCAACTCATGAAACCATTCCGGCTGAAGTTATTGATGCTGGGAAATACAAATTACTATTTTCATTTGGCGATAGTCAAAGTGGTAAAGCATTGTTGCGTTTGGGAAATTTTTTTACTAAAAAACAAGGTGAAAATGCATTGATTACAGCCATGCACTTGACACCTACCAACGAAATCAATCATATTAACATTGAAAATTATGAAAAGGAAAGTTTTGAACCCATTTTAAACGAAGCTAAAGTAATTAATCAACCGCTTTCCACTTTTTTTAAAGCATCCAACGATATTGATTCAGACATTACTAAAACAGCCAATCAAGGCGATTTTGATTTGCTTTTAATCGGTTTGGGACAATCAATGTTTGAAGGAAGTTTTTTAGGTAAAATTTTAGGATTTACTACCAGAATTATCACACCAGATCGTATTTTAAATACAATAACCGGTAAAGATAATATTTTTGAAGAATCTATTTTTGATGATAGAACCCGTCAAATTTTAATGAAAAGTGAAGTTCCGGTTGGGATTTTAGTGGATAAAAAATTCACCAAAGCAGACATTATTTTTGTTCCTATTTTTGATAAAAGTGATGCTTATTTGATAAATTATGCTCAAAAACTCATTCACAATAATGAATCGCAGATTACGATTTTAGATTCTAAAGGATTAATCAAAAACAATCCTGAAATCAAAGAAATGATTCGTTCCATTGAACAGAAAGCACCTAATCACATTACGCTGCTAAACGAACAAAAAATAGAAAAAGAATTCTTGCTTAAACAGGATTTGATGTTGATTAGTCTCAACAGCTGGAAAAAATTGGTTGAAACTAGAGGAATTTGGTTGAGCAACACACCTTCAACGTTAATAATTCAGAAATAA
- a CDS encoding arsenate reductase ArsC, whose amino-acid sequence MKKILVLCTGNSCRSQMAHGYLKHFANDKAQVYSAGVEVHGLNPFAIGIMAEDGIDISKHTSNHVDEYADIEFDFVITVCDNAKEACPFFPTKTKTIHHSFEDPSKASGTAKELIAEFRRVRDQIKAFSEEFIKENV is encoded by the coding sequence ATGAAAAAAATTCTCGTTCTATGCACCGGAAATTCGTGCAGAAGCCAAATGGCTCATGGTTATTTAAAGCATTTTGCTAACGATAAAGCACAAGTTTACAGTGCCGGTGTGGAAGTACACGGTTTGAATCCGTTTGCAATTGGAATTATGGCCGAAGACGGTATTGATATTTCGAAACATACTTCTAATCACGTGGATGAATATGCCGATATTGAATTTGATTTTGTTATTACCGTTTGTGATAATGCTAAAGAAGCTTGTCCGTTTTTCCCAACTAAAACAAAAACAATTCACCATAGTTTTGAAGATCCGTCAAAAGCATCAGGAACCGCAAAGGAATTAATTGCTGAGTTCAGAAGGGTTCGCGATCAAATCAAAGCTTTTTCTGAGGAATTTATTAAAGAAAATGTTTAA
- a CDS encoding LytR/AlgR family response regulator transcription factor, with product MNTKLKCLLLDDELPGLTYLKMLCEQIPELEVVKAFNNPDVFLSEIPELDFDLCILDIEMPMISGIEVANLLQGKLIIFATAYKEFALDAFELDAVDYLQKPIKKERLQMAVQKALKRIQQEIPTKKFTQLQADKGKILLYFDKINYVKTASIDSRDKEVLLDDGSTVILKNISFEKLLELLPTSDFCRINKHEIIKLSIVQFFSADLITTNCTLREKNLVLTLGNSFKKDFLSKLTL from the coding sequence TTGAACACAAAGCTGAAATGCTTGCTGCTCGACGATGAGTTGCCCGGATTAACTTATTTGAAAATGCTTTGCGAACAAATTCCTGAATTGGAAGTAGTCAAAGCATTTAACAACCCCGATGTGTTTTTAAGTGAAATCCCCGAATTAGATTTTGATTTATGCATTTTAGACATCGAAATGCCAATGATTTCGGGCATTGAAGTGGCAAATCTATTACAAGGAAAACTTATCATTTTTGCTACAGCTTACAAAGAATTTGCGTTGGATGCTTTTGAATTGGATGCAGTGGATTATCTGCAAAAACCCATCAAAAAAGAGCGATTGCAAATGGCTGTTCAAAAGGCGTTGAAAAGAATTCAGCAGGAAATTCCAACCAAGAAATTTACTCAACTACAAGCAGATAAAGGTAAAATACTATTATATTTCGACAAAATCAACTACGTCAAAACCGCCTCGATTGATAGCAGAGACAAAGAAGTTTTGCTGGATGATGGCTCAACCGTTATTTTAAAAAATATTTCTTTCGAAAAATTACTGGAATTATTACCAACTTCAGATTTTTGCCGAATTAACAAACACGAAATCATCAAACTTAGTATTGTTCAGTTTTTTTCAGCTGATTTGATTACTACAAATTGTACTTTAAGAGAGAAAAACCTTGTGCTTACGTTAGGAAATTCATTTAAAAAGGATTTTTTATCAAAACTTACTTTATAA